A single Acetivibrio cellulolyticus CD2 DNA region contains:
- a CDS encoding 3'-5' exonuclease: protein MAKSKARGVIERILKLLDGKSINPITSIRRLICKKCYIVLDLEFSTGYKYVNKDYAKTLFPKYEKRPAEIIQIGAIMLNHNYKIIDKFNKFITPCIYQKINKYVTELTGLNDENLKNNISFVECMDSFEKWIGKKEYILCGWSNSDQKVFEDNFKYHSQKCSLNLNMLDIQKIFNPEKQISLKKAIDELNIQKSKPFHNALNDAEYTANIFQKIVFVNKLQTT from the coding sequence ATGGCAAAAAGTAAAGCAAGAGGAGTAATAGAAAGAATATTAAAACTTTTAGATGGAAAAAGTATAAATCCAATTACATCTATCAGAAGGTTAATTTGTAAAAAGTGCTATATTGTTTTGGATTTAGAATTTAGTACTGGCTATAAATATGTAAACAAAGACTATGCTAAAACATTATTTCCAAAATATGAAAAACGTCCTGCCGAAATAATCCAAATTGGAGCAATTATGCTGAATCACAATTATAAAATCATTGACAAATTCAATAAATTTATTACTCCATGTATTTACCAAAAAATCAATAAATATGTGACAGAACTTACAGGGCTAAATGATGAGAATCTAAAAAATAATATTAGTTTTGTAGAGTGCATGGATAGTTTCGAAAAATGGATTGGAAAAAAGGAATATATACTTTGTGGTTGGAGCAATTCAGACCAGAAAGTGTTTGAAGATAATTTCAAATACCATTCACAAAAATGTTCACTAAATTTAAATATGTTAGACATCCAAAAAATATTTAATCCTGAAAAACAGATAAGTCTAAAAAAGGCAATAGATGAATTAAATATACAAAAGAGTAAACCTTTTCACAATGCTTTAAATGATGCAGAATATACTGCTAATATTTTTCAAAAAATTGTATTTGTTAATAAACTACAAACTACATAA
- a CDS encoding recombinase family protein, whose amino-acid sequence MLDLINKKAIALYRVSTEKQTSKEDKDIPAQKELVHEFVNKNQLILIKEFTEGGISGYKTKMKDRDALIAIKKMAVNKEFEVLIVYKSDRIGRTSDESPMVIKYLNDQGIRVVTCSGEEIKTHTQVDKLMTYLTFWQNESESVKLSERATDYQILQLKNGQYRGGGKKTIPFGYRLVNKGSVNFKGKNILDFEIDPEEAEIVKLIYRLSFENNMGGRSIASYLNTHGYKDKAKSDNGWIYSTINYMLNNIMYKGYFHMYSELYEKEIISPLQEHLIIIPEDVWNKNQEVVKNRINIGEFRGITKSDHSLFSGLVYCGHCGEKMTVWANHKKYNRKNGYEVKFATYRYRCPSSVVKGRHDCEGQSTYGCNKVDQLVENDVFLYLCEETKNESSESTIQKYKSEYNRLTAEKNNNNKELKDLNKKIEVLKEEIPNTIYCELYDKDKVKFSSIMLKESLESLQKKKQYIENRLQILDKQIDDLNKMVDTESNKNDLTDNWTLKYNNAAFEDKKALLSFVVQRVYVFRNKVKPVLNIDFERFSSSNL is encoded by the coding sequence ATGTTAGATTTAATAAACAAAAAAGCAATCGCTTTATATCGTGTATCTACAGAGAAACAAACATCTAAAGAAGACAAGGATATTCCAGCACAAAAAGAATTAGTTCATGAGTTTGTGAATAAGAATCAATTAATCTTAATAAAAGAATTTACTGAAGGTGGAATATCAGGATATAAAACCAAAATGAAAGATAGAGATGCTTTGATTGCTATTAAAAAAATGGCAGTAAATAAAGAATTTGAAGTATTGATTGTATATAAATCAGATAGAATTGGAAGAACTTCTGATGAATCTCCTATGGTTATCAAGTATTTAAACGACCAAGGTATTAGAGTTGTGACATGCTCTGGAGAAGAAATTAAGACACATACTCAAGTAGATAAATTAATGACTTATCTAACATTCTGGCAAAATGAATCTGAAAGTGTTAAGTTGTCTGAAAGAGCTACAGACTATCAAATATTACAACTTAAAAATGGTCAATATAGAGGAGGAGGAAAGAAAACAATACCATTTGGTTATAGATTAGTTAATAAGGGATCTGTTAATTTTAAAGGTAAAAATATATTAGATTTTGAAATAGACCCTGAAGAAGCAGAAATAGTGAAATTAATATATAGACTTTCATTTGAAAATAATATGGGTGGTAGATCTATAGCATCTTATTTAAATACACATGGATATAAAGATAAAGCAAAAAGTGATAATGGTTGGATATATTCTACGATTAATTATATGCTTAATAATATTATGTATAAAGGTTATTTTCACATGTATAGTGAATTATATGAAAAAGAAATTATATCTCCATTGCAAGAGCATTTAATAATTATACCTGAAGATGTATGGAATAAAAATCAAGAAGTTGTAAAAAATAGAATTAATATAGGAGAATTTAGAGGTATTACAAAAAGCGACCATTCATTATTTAGCGGTTTAGTTTATTGTGGACATTGTGGTGAGAAAATGACAGTGTGGGCAAATCATAAAAAATATAATAGAAAAAATGGATATGAAGTTAAATTTGCAACATATAGATATAGATGTCCAAGTTCAGTAGTTAAAGGAAGACATGATTGTGAAGGTCAATCAACTTATGGATGTAATAAAGTGGATCAATTAGTAGAGAATGATGTTTTTCTATATCTATGTGAAGAAACAAAAAATGAATCTAGCGAAAGTACTATCCAGAAATATAAGTCAGAATATAATAGACTAACAGCAGAAAAAAATAATAATAACAAGGAATTAAAGGATTTAAATAAAAAGATTGAGGTTCTAAAAGAGGAGATACCAAATACTATTTATTGTGAACTGTATGACAAAGACAAGGTGAAATTTTCATCTATAATGTTGAAAGAATCCTTGGAATCTTTACAAAAGAAAAAACAGTACATTGAAAATCGGTTACAAATATTGGATAAACAAATAGATGATTTGAATAAAATGGTAGATACAGAATCTAATAAAAATGACTTAACAGACAATTGGACATTGAAATATAATAATGCTGCTTTTGAAGATAAGAAAGCATTGTTATCATTTGTAGTCCAAAGAGTTTATGTTTTTAGAAATAAAGTTAAGCCAGTTTTAAATATTGATTTTGAAAGATTTTCATCTTCAAATTTGTAA
- a CDS encoding helix-turn-helix domain-containing protein, giving the protein MGIFYYKLFDLLNRRNLKKGDLMKLANISSPTMAKLAKNETVQTDILERICKALSCQPEDIMEYMDSDKK; this is encoded by the coding sequence ATGGGTATTTTTTATTACAAATTGTTTGATCTTCTTAATAGACGAAATCTAAAAAAAGGTGACTTAATGAAGCTGGCAAATATATCTTCACCAACTATGGCTAAATTAGCAAAAAATGAAACTGTGCAAACTGATATTTTAGAACGTATATGTAAAGCTCTTAGTTGTCAGCCTGAAGATATAATGGAATATATGGATTCAGACAAAAAATAA